In Heyndrickxia vini, the sequence TGGTAATGGACAATTAACTAAAATGGAGTATGTCTATTATTTAACTTTTGCTTTTGTTTCCGGATTATTATCTGCAATTTTAACAATTGGTTTATTGCCTTTCTTTGAGGCAGGTTTTGGGATTTTATCGACTTTAAAACTAATTGAACTCTCAAACCCTAATCATCCGTTACTGAAAAAGATATTAATGGAAGCTCCGGGAACATATCATCATAGTGTCATGGTTGCGAATTTAGCGGAATCTGCTTGTGAGGCGGTTGGTGCGAATGGTCTTTTAGCACGTGTGGGATGTTATTACCATGATATTGGTAAAACGAGAAGACCACAGTTTTTTATTGAGAATCAAATTAATATAGAGAATCCCCATAACCATATTTCACCTGAAACAAGTAGAGATATTATTATTGCCCACGCCAAGGATGGAGCTGAGATGCTTAAAAAGCACAAGCTTCCAAGAGAAATTGTAGATATAGCTGAACAACATCATGGGACAACTTTATTAAAATATTTTTATTATAAGGCTAAAGAAGAGGATGAAGAACTAAACGAATCAGACTTCCGCTATCCCGGACCGAAACCGCAAACAAAAGAAGCAGCAATTATTAGTATTGCGGATAGTGTGGAAGCCGCGGTTCGCTCGATGGCACGTCCAACACCGGAGCAAATTAAAGATGTCATCCAGTCCATTGTTCAAGACCGATTGCAGGATGATCAATTGAATGAATGTGATATTACTCTTAAAGAGTTAGAAGTAATTAAGAAAACGTTTTGTGAAACACTTAACGGGATTTTTCATTCTAGAATTGAATACCCAAATACAAAGTAAAGTAAAAAAGGATGTAATAATATGTTAATAATTGATTTTATTGATGAAACAAATGAGATTACCGAACAAAATAAAGAACTAATTGAAGATTTATTGAATTTTGCCTCCAAAAAATTAGAAATTGAAGACGGAAGTGAAATATCAGTAACCTTTGTAACCAATGAAAAAATCCAAGAAATCAATCGTGATTATCGTGGAAAAGATCAACCAACCGATGTTATTTCTTTCGCGATGGAAGAATTGGGAGAGGATGAACTAGTCATTCAAGGGATAGAAATGCCTAGAGTACTTGGTGATATTATCATTTCTGTGCCAAAAACGAAGGAGCAAGCTACTGAGTTTGGTCATTCGTTTGTGAGGGAATTAGGCTTTTTGGCGGTGCATTCATTATTGCATTTGATTGGATATGATCATATGACGGAAGAAGACGAAAAAGAAATGTTTGGATTACAAAGGGATATTCTTGATGAATACGGACTTAAAAGATAGAAGTAGTTTTTGGAGATCATTTACATTTGCCTTTCGTGGAATTTATCATGGATTCACGACAGAAAAAAATTTGCGTTTTCATTTTGCCGCTTCCATTGTAGTAATCATCTTTGGAATTGCATTAAATTTACGTTTAGTTGAATGGTTATTTGTGATAATATGTATTTTCGGTGTGATTTCATTAGAGTTAATAAATACAGCAATAGAAAGAATTGTTGATTTAGTTTCACCAACTTACCATCCATTAGCGAAACAAGCTAAAGACGTTGCTGCAGCAGCCGTCCTTTGTTTTTCTTTTATGGCAATAATCATTGGATGTCTCATATTTATTCCTAAGATTATTAATATTATAAGGCTATATTTAGGCTAGTAGCATTTTAATGCTACTAGCCTTTTCATACAAAAAAGTAAAGCATTTCATGTCTGTCCGGCCGCAGTAACTAGACCCTCGAGGTTAAATAAACTTCGCAATTAAAGTACTTGTCCGGGCTGATCAAGTCGCTTTCCGCTTTTCTAAGTTTGCAGAGAAATTCTCTTTACGGTAAAATATTTTCAAAGCTTGTTTAGTTCAAAGTTTAATTTTGAACTTTTAAAATTTTCTAAACAAAATAAAAATATTCCATAACTTTATGGTGAATTTGTAGTAAAATATAATTAAAGGGGAAGGCATAATGAAAATAGAGCAATTAATTAAGGAAGCCCAAGCTGCAAGAAATAAGGCGTACGTTCCATACTCAAAGTTCCCAGTAGGAGCTGCATTATTAACGGAGGATGGGAAGGTATACCATGGATGTAATATTGAAAATGCTGCTTATAGTGTAGGAAATTGTGCTGAACGTACAGCACTTTTTAAAGCGTATTCAGAAGGAGATACGAAGTTTTCAGCTTTAGTTGTAACAGCGAATACTGATAGACCTGTTCCACCATGTGGTGCTTGTCGTCAAGTTATCTCTGAATTATGTCCGAAAGATATGAAAGTAATCTTAACTAATCTAAATGGAGACATCAAGGAAATGACAGTAGAAGAGTTACTACCAGGAGCCTTTTCACCGGAGGATTTACATGCATAATCAGACCTCTGAACAACAGTTTAAATCTGGATTTGTCTCAATCATTGGCCGACCGAATGTCGGTAAATCCACTTATATTAATCAAGTGATCGGTCAAAAGATTGCTATTATGAGTGACAAACCGCAAACGACTAGAAACAAAGTACAAGGAGTATTGACAACAAATGATGCTCAATTAATACTGATTGATACTCCCGGGATTCATAAGCCAAAACATAAATTAGGCGATTTTATGATGCGTGTAGCTACTAATACATTAAGAGAAGTTGATTTAATTTTATTTATGATAAATGCAGTAGAAGGATACGGCAGAGGAGACGAATTTATCATTGAAAAACTTAAAGGCGTCCATACTCCAGTGTTCCTAGTTATAAATAAGATTGATCAAATTCATCCGGATCAATTACTGTCAATAATTGAACAATATAAAGGTT encodes:
- the ybeY gene encoding rRNA maturation RNase YbeY, with amino-acid sequence MLIIDFIDETNEITEQNKELIEDLLNFASKKLEIEDGSEISVTFVTNEKIQEINRDYRGKDQPTDVISFAMEELGEDELVIQGIEMPRVLGDIIISVPKTKEQATEFGHSFVRELGFLAVHSLLHLIGYDHMTEEDEKEMFGLQRDILDEYGLKR
- a CDS encoding diacylglycerol kinase family protein, with the translated sequence MNTDLKDRSSFWRSFTFAFRGIYHGFTTEKNLRFHFAASIVVIIFGIALNLRLVEWLFVIICIFGVISLELINTAIERIVDLVSPTYHPLAKQAKDVAAAAVLCFSFMAIIIGCLIFIPKIINIIRLYLG
- a CDS encoding cytidine deaminase, with the translated sequence MKIEQLIKEAQAARNKAYVPYSKFPVGAALLTEDGKVYHGCNIENAAYSVGNCAERTALFKAYSEGDTKFSALVVTANTDRPVPPCGACRQVISELCPKDMKVILTNLNGDIKEMTVEELLPGAFSPEDLHA